One window of Penaeus chinensis breed Huanghai No. 1 chromosome 34, ASM1920278v2, whole genome shotgun sequence genomic DNA carries:
- the LOC125043899 gene encoding 60S ribosomal protein L27-like isoform X1: MVKIFKPGRVVIMLGGRHTGKKGIVVKTNEEGTRDRPFEHALVVGIDRYPRRVKKSMSKSKIARRSTLKPFIRIVNLKHMMPTRYTTTDIVFNKDKVNKEVLKDPGRRQKLRQVVKAQLEERYKTGRNRWLFQKLRF, from the exons ATGGTGAAGATCTTCAAGCCTGGCCGCGTGGTGATCATGCTCGGTGGCCGTCACACCGGCAAGAAGGGCATTGTGGTCAAGACCAACGAGGAGGGTACCCGTGACCGACCCTTCGAACATGCCCTGGTTGTTGGCATTGACCGATACCCTCGTAGAGTCAAGAAGTCTATGAGCAAGAGCAAGATTGCCCGCAGGTCTACACTCAAGCCTTTCATCAGG ATTGTCAACCTGAAGCACATGATGCCCACCCGCTACACCACCACAGATATCGTCTTTAATAAGGATAAGGTGAACAAGGAGGTCCTCAAGGATCCTGGCCGAAGGCAGAAGCTGCGCCAGGTTGTCAAGGCTCAGCTCGAAGAAAG GTACAAGACTGGCAGGAATCGCTGGCTTTTCCAGAAGCTGAGGTTCTAA
- the LOC125043899 gene encoding 60S ribosomal protein L27-like isoform X2, whose protein sequence is MVKIFKPGRVVIMLGGRHTGKKGIVVKTNEEGTRDRPFEHALVVGIDRYPRRVKKSMSKSKIARRSTLKPFIRIVNLKHMMPTRYTTTDIVFNKDKVNKEVLKDPGRRQKLRQVVKAQLEER, encoded by the exons ATGGTGAAGATCTTCAAGCCTGGCCGCGTGGTGATCATGCTCGGTGGCCGTCACACCGGCAAGAAGGGCATTGTGGTCAAGACCAACGAGGAGGGTACCCGTGACCGACCCTTCGAACATGCCCTGGTTGTTGGCATTGACCGATACCCTCGTAGAGTCAAGAAGTCTATGAGCAAGAGCAAGATTGCCCGCAGGTCTACACTCAAGCCTTTCATCAGG ATTGTCAACCTGAAGCACATGATGCCCACCCGCTACACCACCACAGATATCGTCTTTAATAAGGATAAGGTGAACAAGGAGGTCCTCAAGGATCCTGGCCGAAGGCAGAAGCTGCGCCAGGTTGTCAAGGCTCAGCTCGAAGAAAGGTAA